The segment CTGAACAATTCGTTTTAATTTATTTTCACCAATTACTTCATTAGCCATAGATAATAATTCAACTTCTGTTACCTGTTTTCCTTGATCACCTAATGCCTTTACTTTATCCAAGATTTGCTTTGTTTGGTCTTCATTTGGCTCAATGCCATACTCTTTGAGCATTGCATTCATACCGTGAATTCCTGCATGTTTTCCTACCTGTAACCAACGGGTTCTACCTACAATTTCAGGACTAATTGGCTCGTATGTCAAAGGATTATTCAATACACCATGAGTGTGAATTCCAGATTCATGACCAAATGCATTTTCACCAACAATTGCTTTGTTTGGTTGTACAGACATTCCTGCTAATTTAGAGATGTACCTAGAGGTTTCGTAAATTAATTTTGTATTGATGTTTGTTTCCCATTTGTTTTCAAATTCTAAACTATGTAGTGCCATAACAAATTCTTCCAAAGAAGCATTACCTGCACGTTCACCAATTCCATTTATGGTAACATGTGCGCAAGATGCACCTGCTTGTACTCCAGATATTGCGTTTGCAACAGCTAAACCAAAGTCATTATGACAATGTACACTAATTGGTAATTTTGATACTTCAATTGCATCTTTTGTTATTTCACCAATGTATTGTGGTGTTGAATAACCAACGGTATCAGGAATATCAATTCTGTCAGCACCTGCATTGGCAACAGCACCAAAAACTTTTTTCAAGAATTCACGATCAGTTCTGGTTGCATCTTCTGCAGAAAATTCTACTTGTAATCCACGTGATTTACCATATTCAACAGCCTCAATTGCTTTTTCTAATGCTTCATCACGAGTCATTTTTAATTTATGTTCTAAATGAATATCAGATGTTGCGATGAATGTGTGAATGTAATTTAATCCACAGTCTACTGCAGCATCAATGTCTTTTTTGTTAGTTCTTGCTAATCCACATAATTCTGCTTTTAATCCCTCTCCAACAATTAATTTTACACCTTCTTTTTCTCCATCAGATATTACAGGAAAACCTGTTTCAATTGCATCAACACCTAACTGATCAAGTTTTTTTGCAATGTTTAATTTTTTTTCAGGAGATAATGAAACACCAGGAGATTGTTCACCGTCACGTAAGGTAGTATCAAAAATTCTAATGTTCATGTTCTTCACGTTCCAATGCAGTAATTCCTGTTCGTGCCATTTCTTTTATACCAAATTTCTTTGCTAATTCTTCAAAGGCAGATATTTGGTGAGGAGTAGCAGTCATCTCAACAATAATTGATTCTTTTTTTGCATCATGAGTTTTGGCAGAGTATGCACTAGCTAATTTGTTAATTTCCATGCTATCTTCTGGTTTGCTTACTTTAATCTTAAACATTACCAACTCTCTATATACTGAATTATTAACATCTAACCTACGAACCTCAATTGTGTCAATCATTTTGTCAAGTTGTTTGACAATTTGGGTAATTTGCTTCTCATCGCCAATTGTAGTAATTGTCATTCGAGAATATTTTTTGTCTTCAGTGACACCTACAGAAATACTATCGATGTTAAAGTTACGTGATCTAAAAAGATGTGTAACCTTAAACAAGATTCCTGGTTTATTTTCCACTTTGATTGATAAAATTGCCCAAACCATTTTGCATCACTATGAAGGTAAGATCATGTCCTTTAATCCAGTTCCAGGTGCAACAAATGGTAAAACGTCTTCTTCAGGATCAATTGGAATATCAATTACAGTTGCAACATCACTGTTTAATCCATCTTTGATTGCCTTTTCAAGTTCATCCATAGATTGTGCACGAATTCCTTGTGCGCCATATGACTCAGCTAATTTAACATA is part of the Candidatus Nitrosopelagicus brevis genome and harbors:
- a CDS encoding 2-isopropylmalate synthase produces the protein MNIRIFDTTLRDGEQSPGVSLSPEKKLNIAKKLDQLGVDAIETGFPVISDGEKEGVKLIVGEGLKAELCGLARTNKKDIDAAVDCGLNYIHTFIATSDIHLEHKLKMTRDEALEKAIEAVEYGKSRGLQVEFSAEDATRTDREFLKKVFGAVANAGADRIDIPDTVGYSTPQYIGEITKDAIEVSKLPISVHCHNDFGLAVANAISGVQAGASCAHVTINGIGERAGNASLEEFVMALHSLEFENKWETNINTKLIYETSRYISKLAGMSVQPNKAIVGENAFGHESGIHTHGVLNNPLTYEPISPEIVGRTRWLQVGKHAGIHGMNAMLKEYGIEPNEDQTKQILDKVKALGDQGKQVTEVELLSMANEVIGENKLKRIVQLAGFSVSTGVGTMPYAFVKLNVDGQEFSATDYGVGPVDAALNAIQKITSQVTDEVRLKEYKLDSISGGANALCEVTVKVEDARGNIISSKSVGEDIVTTSVQAMVDGINRIMLKTLLKEKKI
- the ilvN gene encoding acetolactate synthase small subunit, giving the protein MVWAILSIKVENKPGILFKVTHLFRSRNFNIDSISVGVTEDKKYSRMTITTIGDEKQITQIVKQLDKMIDTIEVRRLDVNNSVYRELVMFKIKVSKPEDSMEINKLASAYSAKTHDAKKESIIVEMTATPHQISAFEELAKKFGIKEMARTGITALEREEHEH